In Thalassotalea fonticola, a single genomic region encodes these proteins:
- a CDS encoding phytoene desaturase family protein produces MNKPVDFSKKYDAIIIGAGHNGLVCAYQLANKGKKILVLEANEQAGGLAATREFSPGFSASVAHLMPQMNQKLIDDMNLGLFGFKWAKQSLATVVLDDPQAPSNNGEHISISEHGVKGVTADEQQAYHTYIALMNKFSKTLTPFWHKMPPRIGVKDLQQNLTLGQFALRLRTLGKTDMREFTRMFALPAQDLMDEFFSNPLLKAALSWDINIGNKLAPRSPNNALLNLWYRSAGDINNNNYLSAAMPLSKGGMGGLINAMVNSCQAKGVDIIYSTAVCKVNVVNQQVTGVVLTNGEQISANVVISNAGAKTSFLKLLGAEHLQIQFTHRINRIRNQGMVAKMHIALAKLPNFTGVESPDSRILITPSMSYIENAFDFAKYGEVPEQPALEIVIPSMHDSSIAPPDQHVMSINIQYVPHTVKGGWQANKEQLLANVMQVLRRYAPNIDDCVIAHELLTPEGLEQQFNVDGGHWHHGELAIDQWWMNRPTYGSAQYKTPMSGFYLCGAGAHPGGGIMGAAGKNAAKEVLTHEF; encoded by the coding sequence ATGAATAAGCCAGTAGACTTTTCAAAGAAATATGATGCCATAATCATTGGCGCAGGGCATAACGGATTAGTGTGTGCTTACCAACTAGCCAATAAAGGTAAGAAAATTTTAGTATTGGAAGCTAACGAACAAGCTGGCGGTTTAGCGGCAACACGTGAGTTCAGCCCGGGCTTTAGCGCTTCGGTTGCCCACCTGATGCCACAAATGAACCAAAAACTAATAGACGATATGAACTTAGGGTTGTTTGGTTTTAAGTGGGCAAAACAGTCTTTAGCAACTGTAGTTCTCGATGATCCACAAGCTCCTAGCAATAATGGCGAGCATATTTCTATTAGCGAACACGGCGTTAAAGGCGTTACGGCCGATGAGCAACAGGCTTATCACACCTACATCGCATTAATGAATAAATTTAGCAAAACCTTAACGCCATTTTGGCATAAAATGCCGCCACGAATTGGCGTAAAAGATTTACAGCAGAACCTAACCTTAGGGCAATTTGCACTACGTTTGCGCACCTTAGGCAAAACCGACATGCGTGAATTTACTCGTATGTTTGCCTTGCCAGCACAAGATTTAATGGATGAGTTCTTTAGCAACCCATTATTAAAAGCAGCATTAAGTTGGGATATTAATATTGGTAATAAATTAGCGCCAAGATCGCCAAATAATGCACTGTTAAACCTTTGGTACCGCAGCGCTGGCGATATTAATAACAACAATTACCTTTCTGCTGCCATGCCGTTATCTAAAGGTGGCATGGGGGGCTTAATTAATGCAATGGTAAATTCATGCCAGGCAAAAGGCGTAGATATTATTTATAGTACAGCAGTGTGCAAAGTAAACGTTGTTAACCAACAAGTCACTGGCGTTGTGTTAACTAACGGCGAACAAATATCGGCAAATGTTGTGATATCTAATGCTGGCGCGAAAACCAGTTTTCTTAAATTACTGGGCGCTGAGCACCTGCAAATTCAATTTACCCATCGTATTAATCGAATTCGTAATCAAGGCATGGTGGCAAAAATGCATATCGCTTTAGCTAAGCTACCGAACTTTACCGGTGTTGAAAGCCCTGATTCAAGAATATTAATCACCCCGAGTATGAGCTACATTGAAAATGCCTTCGATTTTGCCAAATATGGCGAAGTACCGGAACAGCCTGCCCTGGAAATTGTCATCCCTTCAATGCATGACAGCTCAATTGCACCGCCAGATCAGCATGTGATGTCGATTAATATTCAATACGTACCGCACACAGTAAAAGGTGGTTGGCAAGCGAATAAAGAGCAGCTACTCGCAAATGTAATGCAAGTACTTAGACGTTATGCGCCAAATATTGATGACTGCGTAATTGCCCATGAATTACTCACCCCTGAAGGTTTAGAGCAACAATTTAACGTTGATGGCGGTCATTGGCATCACGGAGAGTTGGCAATAGATCAATGGTGGATGAACAGGCCAACGTACGGCTCAGCTCAGTATAAAACGCCGATGTCTGGCTTTTATTTATGTGGCGCGGGTGCTCACCCTGGCGGAGGCATAATGGGCGCGGCTGGCAAAAATGCGGCAAAAGAGGTATTAACTCATGAATTCTAA
- a CDS encoding phytoene desaturase family protein has protein sequence MSQDYDAIVIGAGHNGLTNAAYLAKAGLKVVVLEKNDYIGGAAVSRELHKGWIYSNCSYVCSLLRQSIHRDLELAKHGLLIVPYGGTISFASDGNYISAYPCDSLNYKEIARHSIRDAAAYHRYETDLMRYAKLIRHFLMRTPADPSSLKPRDIKELIHMGSKFAELGEEQIYEIMRFLTMSAADFLDEYFENDLVKASFAQASIIGTALGVYSPGTAYVLLHHVMGDVDGAVGAWGLARGGMGAISAALANALEELGGEIKTNSAVQQILISNNKTQGVLLDNGEVLNAKIVVSNLDPKRTFTQIMAKEDIPDDLYNKAKNYKIRGSSGKLNIALTGMPVFCGLPANHWLTKGSFGFVDSLENMERAYDDWKNKRFSKRPYIEMTQSSCWDPTIAAPGHYFVSCFTQYCPADIEGGWTTDKRAAFAESVLDRIEENCPNFRSLIAHMEVRTPFEIENEVGLTEGNIFQGELTLDQLMFNRPFPGYAQYRGPAKGMYMSGSGSHPGGGVSSACGANSAREILMDLNRLNKNGKPLVPEDDDDE, from the coding sequence ATGAGCCAAGATTACGATGCTATTGTTATTGGCGCCGGCCACAATGGTTTAACCAATGCTGCCTACCTTGCTAAAGCTGGTTTGAAAGTAGTAGTGCTAGAAAAGAATGATTATATTGGCGGCGCTGCTGTTTCAAGAGAGCTGCACAAGGGCTGGATATATTCAAATTGCTCCTATGTATGTAGCTTGTTGCGCCAATCAATTCATCGCGATTTAGAACTGGCCAAACATGGTTTATTAATTGTGCCATACGGCGGTACTATTTCTTTTGCCAGTGATGGTAATTATATTTCCGCCTATCCTTGCGACTCATTAAATTACAAAGAAATTGCTCGTCACAGCATTAGAGATGCTGCAGCATACCATCGCTATGAAACCGATTTAATGCGCTATGCGAAACTAATCCGCCATTTCCTCATGCGCACACCGGCCGATCCAAGTTCATTAAAACCTAGAGATATTAAAGAATTAATTCATATGGGCAGTAAGTTTGCTGAACTTGGTGAAGAGCAAATTTATGAAATCATGCGTTTTTTAACGATGAGTGCAGCAGACTTTCTAGATGAATATTTTGAAAATGATTTGGTCAAAGCCTCCTTTGCCCAAGCAAGTATTATTGGCACGGCCTTAGGGGTATATTCTCCTGGGACAGCATATGTTTTATTACATCATGTGATGGGCGATGTTGATGGTGCCGTTGGCGCCTGGGGTTTGGCTCGTGGTGGTATGGGTGCAATTTCGGCAGCTCTTGCTAATGCCCTGGAAGAGTTAGGCGGTGAAATCAAAACCAATTCTGCGGTACAACAAATCCTCATTAGCAATAATAAAACTCAAGGGGTATTACTCGATAATGGCGAGGTGTTAAACGCCAAAATTGTGGTGTCAAATTTAGACCCTAAACGCACATTCACGCAAATAATGGCTAAAGAAGATATTCCTGACGATTTATATAATAAGGCCAAAAATTATAAAATACGTGGTTCCAGTGGCAAATTGAATATTGCTTTAACAGGCATGCCGGTGTTTTGTGGTTTACCGGCAAATCATTGGTTAACCAAAGGTTCATTTGGCTTTGTCGATTCACTTGAAAATATGGAAAGAGCTTATGATGATTGGAAAAATAAACGTTTTTCCAAGCGTCCTTATATTGAAATGACGCAGTCATCTTGCTGGGATCCAACCATTGCCGCCCCTGGTCACTATTTTGTTTCTTGCTTTACACAGTATTGTCCTGCCGATATTGAGGGGGGCTGGACGACAGACAAACGTGCAGCTTTCGCCGAAAGTGTACTTGATCGAATTGAAGAAAATTGTCCAAACTTTCGTTCACTAATCGCTCATATGGAAGTACGCACGCCATTTGAAATTGAAAACGAAGTTGGTCTGACCGAAGGCAATATATTCCAGGGAGAGTTGACCTTGGATCAATTAATGTTTAATCGACCATTCCCGGGTTACGCCCAATACCGTGGCCCTGCTAAAGGTATGTATATGAGTGGCTCTGGTTCGCACCCTGGCGGTGGTGTATCGTCTGCCTGTGGTGCCAATAGTGCACGAGAAATATTAATGGATTTAAACCGATTAAATAAAAATGGTAAACCGCTAGTACCCGAGGACGATGATGATGAATAA
- a CDS encoding AraC family transcriptional regulator has protein sequence MNPEALWYGHEIQQLVKALTEQQGVDVALLLASTGISAELLQDPSLRLSIEQEGKIYGQVAKYNRDPYLAIEQGKRLGVNHYGVLGQAMLGANTLREALLLMQKYSSIISWAMSMQLRYETYNGEDVVSIALQTGAATEKNVAFELENIIASVHTIINQIVLAPVNFTAIQLTTKQYVDNLQPYQQLFKCAIEFNAKTTKIIINRALLRKRLPYAAPELSELRVQLCQKVLDSYHQQHGLVNAVRKYIEDSQQGVPTIKQAAEQFHRSERTLRRQLTELNTSYQQLLDGYRYEQAKQHLGNSSYNTETIAKLLGFSDSRSFRKAFKRYSGKTPSEFRKHL, from the coding sequence TTGAACCCTGAAGCGCTGTGGTATGGCCACGAGATACAGCAATTAGTAAAAGCCCTTACCGAGCAACAGGGGGTTGATGTAGCATTATTGCTGGCATCAACAGGAATTAGTGCTGAGCTGTTGCAAGATCCATCGCTGCGTTTATCCATTGAACAAGAAGGGAAAATTTATGGCCAAGTAGCTAAATATAATCGTGATCCTTATTTGGCTATTGAACAGGGAAAAAGGTTAGGGGTAAATCATTATGGTGTCTTGGGACAAGCTATGTTGGGTGCCAATACGTTACGTGAAGCGTTACTGTTAATGCAAAAATATTCCTCAATCATTAGTTGGGCAATGAGTATGCAACTAAGATATGAAACTTATAACGGTGAGGACGTCGTCAGTATTGCTCTGCAAACTGGCGCAGCAACAGAAAAAAATGTGGCGTTTGAACTAGAAAATATCATTGCCTCGGTTCATACCATAATAAACCAAATTGTGCTTGCACCGGTTAACTTTACCGCCATTCAGCTAACCACAAAACAATATGTCGATAACCTTCAGCCCTACCAGCAACTATTTAAGTGTGCCATTGAATTTAACGCCAAAACTACAAAAATAATTATAAACCGTGCATTACTACGAAAGCGCCTGCCTTATGCGGCACCAGAGTTGAGTGAATTAAGAGTACAACTGTGCCAAAAAGTACTGGATTCATACCACCAGCAGCATGGTTTAGTTAACGCGGTTAGAAAATATATTGAAGACTCTCAACAAGGTGTTCCTACAATAAAGCAAGCGGCCGAGCAATTTCATCGTTCTGAACGAACCCTGCGCCGGCAATTAACTGAATTGAACACGTCATATCAGCAGTTACTTGATGGGTATCGATATGAGCAAGCAAAACAACACTTAGGCAATAGTAGCTATAACACAGAAACAATCGCAAAATTATTGGGGTTTAGCGATAGCAGAAGCTTTCGCAAGGCTTTTAAACGCTACTCGGGTAAAACTCCGAGTGAATTTAGAAAGCACTTATAA
- a CDS encoding winged helix-turn-helix domain-containing protein — MSGLKNKNFRLGEYLVQPEHNKLRLDDEEFKIEPKIMQVLCYLIEHKQEVVSRSQIAEDLWPNTVTGLEVVTRAIFELRKTLKDDPKKPIFIETVARKGYCFIYDVDDIVIAMDSKIFGQGFSKRHAKLAFLVSSVILTLVLIFLYTPKNNSVDMKPSILTDLSTYSDMPAISPDEEQLLFVRKKSFKDTYSQLVLLDFASQQQKVITVANAEYKSPVWLPDSEYWFYIRCEKPSSCEVVKHHINNHKTETIFSLEQQIFSFAISNDNNHLVLTLLKKNRMELALVDITSQDTQLNFLDAQTEYTFSNHPIFSHDDKSVYYISTIRGDDSQIYRYDLASQNSIQLSDNYGRIRGLALKDESSLWVSGNIQKTKGIWIFNLLDKQSNKAFETFPGGVPALLSSQLNADKLVYTNFSRTTNLSAAGIDDLKSLADINSSMIDMNAVYSTDMQALYFVSNRSGLYDIWRYKNNIAERMTNIKANMIERPILNLQQDKIAYLSRENSQTQMTLFDVIDKVELKRISLPNKAFLLSWSNDQKYIYFNRFEDGQYNVYTLNVDTSQTHQILLNAGGIVQESKDGKSLFYGDRLNRQLMQRMESGEIRLMFKIPENEKGLISHGLKVIDDGLYYASQQQNRYSLKYYSFAHKTLSEYMKLPDDVFVTDIVKGNSVGVIYDKFVIEHANLIELTN, encoded by the coding sequence ATGAGCGGCTTAAAAAATAAAAATTTTAGATTAGGAGAGTATTTAGTACAGCCAGAGCATAATAAACTAAGATTAGATGATGAAGAGTTCAAAATTGAACCTAAAATTATGCAAGTATTGTGTTACTTAATAGAGCACAAGCAAGAAGTTGTTAGTCGTTCACAAATTGCTGAAGACTTATGGCCGAATACAGTTACGGGTCTTGAAGTCGTCACTCGAGCAATTTTTGAATTAAGAAAAACCTTAAAAGATGACCCCAAAAAACCTATTTTTATAGAAACGGTTGCGCGCAAGGGGTATTGTTTTATTTATGATGTCGATGACATAGTCATTGCCATGGATTCAAAGATATTTGGGCAAGGTTTTTCAAAACGTCACGCTAAGCTAGCATTCCTTGTCTCATCGGTTATTTTAACCTTGGTTCTCATCTTTTTATACACTCCAAAGAACAATTCAGTTGATATGAAGCCTTCCATATTGACTGATTTAAGCACCTATTCTGATATGCCGGCAATCTCACCTGACGAAGAGCAATTATTGTTTGTCAGAAAAAAGTCTTTTAAAGATACCTATAGCCAACTGGTGTTGCTTGATTTTGCGTCGCAACAGCAAAAAGTAATTACTGTTGCAAATGCCGAATATAAGAGCCCTGTTTGGTTGCCAGATAGTGAGTATTGGTTTTATATTCGTTGTGAAAAACCAAGCTCTTGCGAAGTGGTTAAACACCATATTAACAATCATAAAACCGAAACTATCTTTTCATTGGAACAACAAATTTTCTCTTTTGCTATTTCAAACGATAACAATCATTTAGTGTTGACGCTGTTAAAGAAGAATAGAATGGAACTGGCCTTGGTTGATATCACCAGCCAAGATACTCAACTGAACTTCCTTGATGCCCAGACTGAGTATACCTTTAGTAACCATCCAATTTTTAGTCATGATGATAAGTCAGTGTATTATATTTCAACCATTCGTGGTGATGATTCACAAATATACCGCTATGATCTTGCAAGTCAAAACTCTATTCAATTATCAGATAATTACGGCCGCATTAGAGGGTTAGCGCTTAAGGATGAAAGTTCACTTTGGGTGTCTGGAAACATTCAGAAAACAAAAGGGATATGGATATTTAACTTGCTTGATAAGCAATCAAATAAAGCATTTGAGACATTTCCCGGTGGTGTTCCTGCTTTACTTAGCAGTCAACTAAATGCTGATAAGTTGGTGTATACAAACTTTTCCAGAACAACCAACCTAAGCGCTGCGGGCATAGACGATTTAAAATCTTTAGCCGATATCAATAGCTCAATGATAGATATGAATGCAGTTTATTCAACTGACATGCAAGCCCTGTACTTTGTCTCTAATCGTAGTGGACTTTATGACATCTGGCGCTATAAAAATAACATTGCAGAAAGAATGACAAATATTAAAGCGAATATGATCGAACGGCCCATTTTAAACTTACAACAAGATAAAATCGCCTATTTATCAAGGGAAAATTCACAAACCCAAATGACCCTATTCGATGTTATTGATAAGGTAGAATTAAAACGTATTTCATTGCCAAATAAAGCATTTTTACTAAGCTGGTCAAATGATCAAAAGTATATTTATTTCAATCGCTTTGAAGACGGTCAATATAATGTCTACACCTTAAATGTTGATACTTCGCAAACCCATCAAATTCTGTTAAATGCCGGCGGAATAGTTCAAGAAAGTAAAGATGGCAAGTCATTATTTTATGGTGACAGGTTAAACCGACAATTAATGCAGAGAATGGAATCTGGCGAAATCAGATTAATGTTTAAGATACCAGAGAACGAAAAAGGGTTAATTTCTCATGGTTTAAAGGTGATTGATGATGGTCTTTATTATGCGTCACAACAACAAAATAGATACTCTTTGAAATATTATTCATTTGCACATAAAACTCTGAGTGAATATATGAAATTACCCGACGATGTTTTTGTCACCGACATCGTCAAAGGGAATTCAGTCGGCGTGATATATGACAAATTCGTTATCGAACATGCTAATTTAATAGAATTAACAAACTAG
- a CDS encoding NAD(P)/FAD-dependent oxidoreductase, with product MTCYPDSYYAASLERNTDYPCLTEHISADICVVGGGYSGLATAITLQEKGYKVVLLEGSKIGFGASGRNGGQLVNSFSRDIDYIEKHYGKITANAMGAMAFEGADIIRDFIKRYNIDCDYKNGGFFAAFTDKQMHELEKKQKLWQHYGNNKLSMIDNNGVSDIVNTNAYVGGLVDEHCGHIHPLKLALGEAEAFTSIGGQIFEQSKVINIEHLQQSDNIKSLVKTAQGCVSAKKVVLAGNAYMGNLEPKLARKSMPCGTQIVTTEVLPTELAQSLIPSQYCVEDMNYKLDYYRITADNRLLFGGGVSYGGGDPESIEKLLKPHMNKIFPAMKDFKIDYAWGGDFLLTMSRLPQLGRIGENVYYTQGYSGHGVNTSHLAGKLLAEAIHGDSSRFDVFANLPHYPFPGGRLFRVPFTMMGAWYYGLRDSLGF from the coding sequence ATGACTTGTTACCCTGATTCTTATTACGCGGCCTCGTTGGAACGAAACACTGACTATCCTTGTTTAACCGAGCATATATCTGCTGATATTTGTGTCGTTGGCGGCGGTTATAGTGGCCTTGCAACCGCAATTACCCTGCAAGAAAAAGGCTATAAGGTAGTTTTACTTGAGGGTAGTAAAATTGGTTTTGGTGCTTCAGGAAGAAACGGCGGTCAGTTAGTTAATAGTTTTAGTCGTGATATTGATTATATCGAAAAGCACTACGGTAAAATTACGGCCAATGCCATGGGCGCGATGGCTTTTGAAGGTGCCGATATTATTCGTGATTTTATAAAGCGCTATAACATTGATTGTGATTATAAAAACGGTGGATTTTTTGCTGCATTTACTGACAAGCAAATGCATGAACTAGAGAAAAAACAAAAACTTTGGCAACATTACGGTAACAATAAACTATCGATGATTGATAACAATGGCGTAAGTGATATTGTTAATACCAATGCCTATGTTGGTGGCTTAGTTGACGAACATTGTGGCCATATTCACCCATTAAAACTAGCACTTGGTGAAGCTGAAGCATTCACTTCAATAGGTGGCCAGATATTTGAACAATCGAAAGTGATTAACATTGAACATCTGCAACAATCCGATAATATAAAATCGCTTGTTAAAACAGCACAAGGCTGTGTTAGCGCCAAAAAAGTGGTACTGGCCGGAAATGCGTATATGGGCAATTTAGAGCCTAAACTAGCGAGAAAATCTATGCCTTGTGGTACGCAAATTGTTACCACAGAAGTACTGCCCACAGAATTAGCGCAAAGTTTGATCCCATCACAATATTGTGTTGAAGACATGAATTACAAACTTGATTATTACCGCATCACAGCAGACAACCGCTTACTCTTTGGTGGCGGTGTAAGCTATGGCGGCGGCGATCCTGAAAGTATTGAAAAACTCCTCAAACCGCACATGAATAAGATTTTTCCGGCAATGAAAGATTTTAAAATTGATTACGCCTGGGGTGGTGATTTCTTATTAACAATGAGCCGTTTACCACAACTTGGTCGCATTGGTGAAAACGTTTATTACACCCAAGGTTATAGTGGTCATGGCGTCAATACCAGCCACTTGGCCGGTAAATTGTTGGCTGAAGCAATTCACGGCGATAGCAGCCGTTTTGACGTATTTGCCAACCTACCTCACTACCCCTTCCCCGGCGGTAGGTTATTCCGTGTGCCATTTACAATGATGGGGGCTTGGTATTATGGCTTGCGAGATTCTCTAGGGTTTTAA
- a CDS encoding TonB-dependent receptor, translating to MNHRKSLLALAVASILLPHSVFAEQEATDKDDYEVIVVTQKRAQSLKEVPVSVSAFNEEFIDDFNVDNALELSKYTPGLNGGTTNDSFVDSISIRGIITQDYGIGGDPSIGLYLDGVYQGRSGGAISSFYDIARVEVTKGPQGTLFGRNAASGAISVYTNEAVDGTEGSVELGVGSDNLMEVTGVFNTALTDDLFVRVAAYHTSEDNYIDNIAGTGMRDKEVTALRGTLSYEGFTDTKIRLTANYEDRDMDGGIYRSIWTEGPKDAIESDLGKDGKDVAEVESLTLDITHDFGSVIFTSQTALKNYTWDYLEDYDGTGKAFGNYAQMDDTEYLSQEFRLNSDNDSDIYWFVGASIYEETIDSQFYNQYDDDAFCSYLPYFEEWDEPLANITSDPGAYYSDCHEFMVDGWYGLDPVADAAEIQMLVDDEEIPGPGDGVNGVKEETFARGTNRGWGVYGDITWSMTEATDITIGARYSFDEKEFGLNNPEPDGWLGHYWIVGAHTDGEWIDDKTDWSEFTPRIAVNHQLTDEVNIYANYSRGYKSGGYNTFAFNINYMDWTGWDENEEWFDYEADGVIDETDEEFWASELYGGALPEGSTLATYDPEIVDSYEIGMKGDFLDNSLRVNIGAYYYDYTDFQGIFPSGGGVIIKNIGEAQGKGLEFDMTYMATENLRLFLSSAFQDTEVIDGESAEGESVKGQQLAGPEVSAAFIGTYYYELSAELEMSLQMSYTWQSATGGDDFLGGSDLIEQDAYGILGAQVGIEGESWELSAYIDNITDELYYEGGVVDTGYTGYGIGKGSNGGVKVKYSF from the coding sequence ATGAATCACCGTAAATCGTTACTCGCTTTAGCCGTAGCATCCATTTTGTTACCACACTCTGTTTTTGCTGAACAAGAGGCTACAGATAAAGATGACTATGAAGTTATTGTTGTTACTCAAAAACGAGCACAATCACTGAAAGAAGTACCGGTTTCGGTTAGTGCTTTCAACGAAGAGTTTATCGATGACTTTAATGTTGATAACGCTCTCGAGTTATCGAAATACACACCCGGATTAAATGGCGGCACAACCAATGACAGTTTTGTCGACAGTATCAGCATTCGCGGTATTATCACCCAAGATTATGGCATTGGTGGTGACCCTTCAATTGGTCTTTACCTCGATGGCGTTTATCAGGGCAGAAGCGGCGGAGCAATATCGTCTTTTTATGACATTGCCAGAGTAGAAGTTACTAAAGGTCCACAAGGTACTTTATTTGGTCGAAACGCCGCATCTGGGGCAATAAGTGTTTATACCAATGAAGCGGTTGATGGTACCGAAGGCAGCGTCGAACTAGGCGTTGGTAGTGATAATTTAATGGAAGTTACTGGGGTGTTTAATACCGCGCTTACTGATGATTTGTTTGTTCGTGTTGCCGCGTATCATACTAGTGAAGATAACTACATTGACAATATAGCCGGCACTGGAATGCGTGATAAAGAAGTTACTGCACTGCGCGGCACGTTATCCTATGAAGGATTTACCGATACCAAAATTCGTTTAACGGCAAATTATGAAGACCGTGATATGGATGGTGGTATATATCGTTCTATTTGGACCGAAGGTCCAAAAGATGCGATCGAAAGTGATTTAGGAAAAGACGGCAAAGACGTCGCTGAAGTTGAAAGCCTGACCTTAGATATTACCCATGATTTTGGTTCGGTAATTTTCACCTCGCAAACTGCACTTAAGAATTACACTTGGGACTATTTGGAAGATTATGATGGTACTGGTAAAGCTTTTGGCAACTATGCACAAATGGATGACACCGAATATTTAAGTCAGGAGTTTCGTTTAAACTCAGACAATGATTCTGATATTTATTGGTTTGTTGGCGCATCTATATACGAAGAAACTATCGACTCGCAATTTTATAATCAATATGACGATGATGCCTTCTGTTCTTATTTACCTTACTTTGAAGAGTGGGATGAGCCACTAGCAAACATTACCAGCGATCCTGGCGCTTATTACAGCGATTGTCATGAGTTTATGGTTGATGGCTGGTATGGATTAGATCCTGTTGCCGATGCTGCAGAAATTCAAATGTTAGTTGATGATGAAGAAATTCCCGGTCCTGGTGATGGTGTTAACGGCGTAAAAGAAGAAACTTTCGCACGTGGCACTAATCGAGGTTGGGGGGTTTATGGTGACATCACTTGGTCAATGACCGAAGCTACCGACATTACTATAGGTGCTAGGTACTCATTTGATGAGAAAGAATTTGGCTTAAACAATCCAGAACCAGATGGTTGGTTAGGTCACTACTGGATTGTTGGCGCTCACACTGATGGTGAATGGATTGATGATAAAACTGATTGGTCAGAATTCACTCCTCGTATTGCCGTTAATCACCAGTTGACGGATGAAGTAAACATATACGCGAACTATTCTCGTGGTTATAAATCGGGGGGGTATAACACCTTTGCCTTTAATATTAATTACATGGACTGGACCGGTTGGGATGAAAACGAGGAATGGTTCGATTACGAAGCTGATGGCGTAATTGACGAAACAGATGAGGAGTTTTGGGCGTCTGAATTATATGGTGGTGCGTTACCTGAAGGTAGCACTTTGGCAACTTATGACCCTGAAATTGTCGACAGCTATGAAATAGGCATGAAAGGTGACTTTCTCGACAATAGCTTGCGCGTAAATATTGGCGCCTACTACTATGACTATACTGATTTTCAAGGGATTTTTCCTAGCGGTGGCGGTGTCATTATCAAAAATATCGGCGAAGCACAAGGCAAGGGCCTTGAGTTTGATATGACTTATATGGCAACTGAAAACTTACGCTTATTTTTATCCTCAGCGTTTCAGGATACTGAGGTGATAGATGGGGAAAGTGCTGAAGGTGAGTCCGTTAAAGGCCAACAGTTAGCCGGACCAGAAGTAAGTGCAGCATTTATTGGTACTTATTATTACGAGTTGTCAGCAGAACTGGAAATGTCGCTACAAATGTCTTACACCTGGCAATCTGCAACTGGTGGTGATGATTTCTTAGGCGGTAGTGATTTAATTGAACAGGATGCTTATGGGATTTTAGGCGCACAAGTGGGCATTGAAGGTGAGTCGTGGGAGTTATCAGCTTATATCGATAATATTACCGATGAATTGTATTATGAAGGCGGCGTAGTTGATACTGGTTACACTGGGTACGGTATTGGCAAAGGCAGTAATGGTGGCGTTAAAGTTAAATACAGCTTCTAA
- a CDS encoding cupin domain-containing protein produces MDVGARLKAVRILNNLSQRELAKRAGVTNSTISMIEKNSVSPSISSLKKVLNGIPISLVDFFSEDTNVEKTQQVIYPPEDLMDISTGDICMQLVGKAFPRRQMTFLLETYPPTADTGTEMLQNDAEEGGYIIEGKIEITIGTEVYALAKGDSYYFDNNKPHRFHNPYKKVCKIVSATTPGNF; encoded by the coding sequence TTGGATGTTGGCGCTAGATTAAAAGCGGTAAGAATTTTAAATAACTTATCACAACGTGAACTTGCCAAGCGAGCAGGCGTAACAAACAGTACTATTTCAATGATTGAAAAAAACAGTGTTAGTCCATCAATCAGTTCATTAAAAAAAGTGCTGAATGGCATTCCAATTTCTCTGGTAGATTTTTTCTCAGAAGATACGAATGTCGAAAAAACCCAACAAGTAATATACCCACCTGAAGATTTGATGGATATCAGTACCGGCGATATTTGCATGCAATTAGTCGGTAAAGCATTCCCCCGCAGACAAATGACATTTCTACTGGAAACCTATCCGCCAACAGCCGATACAGGTACTGAAATGTTGCAAAATGATGCCGAAGAAGGTGGCTATATTATTGAAGGAAAAATAGAAATCACCATAGGTACCGAAGTGTATGCCTTGGCCAAAGGTGACAGCTACTACTTTGACAATAATAAACCGCATCGTTTTCACAACCCTTATAAAAAGGTTTGTAAAATTGTTAGTGCAACAACTCCCGGCAATTTCTAG